A single region of the Oreochromis niloticus isolate F11D_XX linkage group LG19, O_niloticus_UMD_NMBU, whole genome shotgun sequence genome encodes:
- the cimip5 gene encoding ciliary microtubule inner protein 5: MGLNPNRPASSAGARSTTERLADTARVHPDKQDQLWKERVWKERKSAMEWEETWRIKEIHHMGPFPNNLSVFSDCIPNTTNQVYGSRLNTPLGDELLRQERLTLWPAGQRKRKPDPELLPF, translated from the exons ATGGGCTTGAATCCCAATAGGCCTGCGTCCTCTGCTGGGGCTAGATCAACAACTGAGCGACTGGCCGACACGGCGCGGGTTCATCCCGATAAACAGGACCAGTTGTGGAAAGAGAGGGTATGGAAAGAGAGGAAATCAGCAATGGAATG GGAGGAAACCTGGCGGATCAAGGAAATTCATCACATG GGACCTTTTCCAAACAACCTTTCAGTTTTCTCTGATTGCATTCCCAACACTACCAACCAAGTGTATGGTAGCAGATTGAACACTCCACTGGGAGATGAACTGCTTAGACAGGAAAGGCTGACACTCTGGCCAGCAGGCCAACGCAAACGAAAGCCAGACCCAGAGCTGCTGCCTTTCTAG
- the LOC100710049 gene encoding tripartite motif-containing protein 16-like isoform X1, with product MVQKGAQLNREISCSICLDLLKDPVTIPCGHNYCMNCIKTHWDEDERRMHSCPQCRQTFTPRPALVKNTIMAHLVEEIKKTAAPADHCYARPEDVPCDVCTGRKLKAFKSCLFCVASYCEKHLQHHYNAAPLKKHKLVEPCKKLQENICSSHDELMKIFCRTDQQRICSHCKLDGHKYHETVPVEAERTKKQKELEMSRQKLQQRLCDREKDVTILQQEVESINQSADKAVEENEKIFAELICLMQNRSSDLKQRIRSQQETEVGRVKELQEKLEQEIAELRRNDAELEQLSCTEDHNQFLHSYSSLSALNESTDSSSIEIRPLRYFEDLTAAVKKVSDKLQDILKEKWTNISLTVTEVDVLLSQPVPKTRGGFLRYSREIRMDLNTANTSVLLCEGGRKATAVKEQQSYSSHPDRFSGWCQVLSRESLTGRCYWEVEWSGKQVYIAVTYKSTSRSGLSNECGLGFNRTSWALCCDQNGFKFVHNNSHKAVSGPQFGKVGVYLDHSAGILCFFSVSETMTLLHRVQTTFTQPLHAGFRLSDYGDTAEFRKLKIERGHVRDS from the exons ATGGTACAGAAAGGAGCTCAGCTGAACAGGGAAATCTCTTGTTCAATCTGTCTGGATCTTCTTAAGGACCCAGTGACCATTCCCTGTGGACACAATTACtgcatgaactgtattaaaaCCCACTGGGATGAAGATGAGAGGAGAATGCACAGCTGCCCACAGTGTAGGCAGACTTTCACACCAAGACCTGCCCTGGTGAAAAACACCATAATGGCACATTTAGTGGAGGAGATAAAGAAgactgctgctcctgctgatcactgctatgctaGACCTGAAGATGTACCCTGTGATGTCTGCACCGGGAGAAAACTGAAAGCCTTCAAGTCCTGTTTATTCTGTGTGGCATCGtactgtgagaaacaccttCAGCATCATTATAATGCGGCTCCATTGAAGAAACACAAGCTTGTGGAGCCCTGTAAGAAGCTCCAGGAAAACATCTGTTCTAGTCACGATGAGCTGATGAAGATTTTCTGTCGTACTGATCAGCAGCGTATCTGCAGTCACTGCAAACTGGATGGCCATAAATACCACGAAACAGTCCCAGTTGAAGCAGAAAGGACCAAGAAGCAGAAGGAGCTGGAAATGAGTCGACAGAAACTCCAGCAGAGACTCTGTGACCGAGAGAAAGACGTGACGATTcttcaacaggaggtggagtCCATCAATCAGTCGGCTGATAAAgcagtggaagaaaatgaaaagatcTTTGCTGAGCTCATCTGTCTCATGCAGAATAGAAGCTCAGATCTGAAGCAGCGGatcagatcccagcaggaaactgaagtgggtcgagtcaaagagcttcaagagaagctggagcaggagatcgctGAGCTGAGAAGAAATGACGCCGAGCTGGAGCAGCTGTCATGCACAGAGGATCACAACCAGTTTCTACACAGCTACTCCTCACTGTCAGCACTTAATGAGTCTACAGACTCATCCAGCATCGAGATCCGTCCTCTGAGGTACTTTGAGGATTtgacagcagctgtgaaaaAGGTCAGTGATAAACTGCAGGACATTCTGAAAGAgaaatggacaaacatctcactgacagtcactgagGTGGATGTTTTGCTGTCACAACCAGTGCCAAAGACCAGAGGTGGATTCTTAAGATATTCACGTGAAATCAGAATGGAT ctGAACACAGCTAACACATCAGTGTTATTATGTGAGGGGGGTCGAAAAGCCACAGCTGTGAAAGAACAGCAGTCATATTCTagtcatccagacagattcagTGGATGGTGTCAAgtcctgagtagagagagtctgactggacgttgttactgggaggtggagtggagcGGGAAACAGGTTTATATAGCAGTCACATACAAGAGTACCAGCAGATCAGGGCTCTCGAATGAATGTGGATTAGGATTCAATAGGACATCATGGGCATTATGTTGTGACCAAAATGGTTTTAAATTTGTGCACAACAATTCTCACAAGGCTGTCTCAGGTCCTCAGTTTGGGAAagtaggagtgtacctggatcacagtgccggtattctgtgtttttttagcgtctctgaaaccatgactcttctccacagagtccagaccacgTTCACTCAGCCGCTCCATGCTGGATTTCGGCTTTCAGATTATGGAGACACTGCTGAGTTCAGGAAACTCAAAATAGAGAGAGGTCATGTAAGGGACAGTTAG
- the LOC100710049 gene encoding tripartite motif-containing protein 16-like isoform X2, translated as MVQKGAQLNREISCSICLDLLKDPVTIPCGHNYCMNCIKTHWDEDERRMHSCPQCRQTFTPRPALVKNTIMAHLVEEIKKTAAPADHCYARPEDVPCDVCTGRKLKAFKSCLFCVASYCEKHLQHHYNAAPLKKHKLVEPCKKLQENICSSHDELMKIFCRTDQQRICSHCKLDGHKYHETVPVEAERTKKQKELEMSRQKLQQRLCDREKDVTILQQEVESINQSADKAVEENEKIFAELICLMQNRSSDLKQRIRSQQETEVGRVKELQEKLEQEIAELRRNDAELEQLSCTEDHNQFLHSYSSLSALNESTDSSSIEIRPLRYFEDLTAAVKKVSDKLQDILKEKWTNISLTVTEVDVLLSQPVPKTRGGFLRYSREIRMDLNTANTSVLLCEGGRKATAVKEQQSYSSHPDRFSGWCQVLSRESLTGRCYWEVEWSGKQVYIAVTYKSTSRSGLSNECGLGFNRTSWALCCDQNGFKFVHNNSHKAVSGPQFGKVGVYLDHSAGILCFFSVSETMTLLHRVQTTFTQPLHAGFRLSD; from the exons ATGGTACAGAAAGGAGCTCAGCTGAACAGGGAAATCTCTTGTTCAATCTGTCTGGATCTTCTTAAGGACCCAGTGACCATTCCCTGTGGACACAATTACtgcatgaactgtattaaaaCCCACTGGGATGAAGATGAGAGGAGAATGCACAGCTGCCCACAGTGTAGGCAGACTTTCACACCAAGACCTGCCCTGGTGAAAAACACCATAATGGCACATTTAGTGGAGGAGATAAAGAAgactgctgctcctgctgatcactgctatgctaGACCTGAAGATGTACCCTGTGATGTCTGCACCGGGAGAAAACTGAAAGCCTTCAAGTCCTGTTTATTCTGTGTGGCATCGtactgtgagaaacaccttCAGCATCATTATAATGCGGCTCCATTGAAGAAACACAAGCTTGTGGAGCCCTGTAAGAAGCTCCAGGAAAACATCTGTTCTAGTCACGATGAGCTGATGAAGATTTTCTGTCGTACTGATCAGCAGCGTATCTGCAGTCACTGCAAACTGGATGGCCATAAATACCACGAAACAGTCCCAGTTGAAGCAGAAAGGACCAAGAAGCAGAAGGAGCTGGAAATGAGTCGACAGAAACTCCAGCAGAGACTCTGTGACCGAGAGAAAGACGTGACGATTcttcaacaggaggtggagtCCATCAATCAGTCGGCTGATAAAgcagtggaagaaaatgaaaagatcTTTGCTGAGCTCATCTGTCTCATGCAGAATAGAAGCTCAGATCTGAAGCAGCGGatcagatcccagcaggaaactgaagtgggtcgagtcaaagagcttcaagagaagctggagcaggagatcgctGAGCTGAGAAGAAATGACGCCGAGCTGGAGCAGCTGTCATGCACAGAGGATCACAACCAGTTTCTACACAGCTACTCCTCACTGTCAGCACTTAATGAGTCTACAGACTCATCCAGCATCGAGATCCGTCCTCTGAGGTACTTTGAGGATTtgacagcagctgtgaaaaAGGTCAGTGATAAACTGCAGGACATTCTGAAAGAgaaatggacaaacatctcactgacagtcactgagGTGGATGTTTTGCTGTCACAACCAGTGCCAAAGACCAGAGGTGGATTCTTAAGATATTCACGTGAAATCAGAATGGAT ctGAACACAGCTAACACATCAGTGTTATTATGTGAGGGGGGTCGAAAAGCCACAGCTGTGAAAGAACAGCAGTCATATTCTagtcatccagacagattcagTGGATGGTGTCAAgtcctgagtagagagagtctgactggacgttgttactgggaggtggagtggagcGGGAAACAGGTTTATATAGCAGTCACATACAAGAGTACCAGCAGATCAGGGCTCTCGAATGAATGTGGATTAGGATTCAATAGGACATCATGGGCATTATGTTGTGACCAAAATGGTTTTAAATTTGTGCACAACAATTCTCACAAGGCTGTCTCAGGTCCTCAGTTTGGGAAagtaggagtgtacctggatcacagtgccggtattctgtgtttttttagcgtctctgaaaccatgactcttctccacagagtccagaccacgTTCACTCAGCCGCTCCATGCTGGATTTCGGCTTTCAGATT GA